A stretch of DNA from Deltaproteobacteria bacterium:
CGTACAACTTGTAATATTGGAGGGCTGGGGACATCCCCCGTACCCTCAAATGCTAACTCTTATATCTAAATTCCAGTATACAAGGCACTCAAGGCATTTTAGGCATTCTAAGAAGTGATTATGTATCCACACCGAATTCACACCTATTATCTGGCATTTTTCGCGACATTTATGCTATCTGTGACAGCGCCGTGCATGGCAAATGCAAAAAACACGGCGGTTAGCTTCAAGAAGTGTCTGACGTGTCATCCGGACATAAAAAAGGAGCTGGCTCAAAAAGGGGTCCATCGGCCTTTTAAGGAGCTTCAGTGTTCAAGCTGCCACAATCCCCATGCCGCCAAATATAAAGATCTGGTCAAAGAAGAGATTGGCAAGCTGTGTAAGAGCTGTCACCAGGGAAACAAAGGGCTTGCGCACAAGAAACACGGCCACAGACCTTTTGAAGAGGGGGATTGCCTTGCGTGTCACAGGCCACATGCCTCGAAGAACCCGATGCTCTTAAAGGAAAAGGGCGAGCAACTTTGCTTTGGGTGTCATTCCAAAGAAGGGAGCTTTTCAAAGAAAAATAAGCATGATCCCGTGAGCAAGGGCCGCTGTTTAAGGTGCCATAGCCCGCACATGTCCGATCATGAGTCTCTTGCAAGAAAGCAGAGCAGTCAATTGTGTGTGACCTGTCATTCGATCAAGAAGAAAAAGGCGCAAAAAGCACACCTCGGTTATCCTGTCGGGGGCACGAACTGCATGTCGTGTCACAGCCCTCACGGCTCTGACCGCAAGGCCCTGGTCAAGGGGAGCCTTCACCAGCCTTTTGCCCGGGAGAGATGCAGGACCTGTCATAATGGGCTGTCGTCCAAAGACCCTCTCGGGCTCAAGGGCGAAGGGGCATCCGTATGTATCGATTGCCACCCGGAAATTCCGCAAGATTTTAAGAAGGTAAACGCACATGTCAACCAGGGCGTGTTTTGCGTAGCCTGCCACACTCCGCATGCCTCTGATGTGGGCCATTTGAAGAAGGCTAAAGAGGCCAAGATATGCTTCAATTGCCATGAGGATACCAAGAGACACACGAGAGATAAGAGGAACGAGCATAAACACCCCCTGTTGAAAGAAGGAAAGTGCAGCCCGTGTCATAGACCCCATGGGTCTGATTTCGGGCTGTTTTTTGCTACTGATGAGATTACGGTCTGTACAGGATGTCACGAAAGGCATGCCAAGTTTACTCATCCCGTAGGAAAAGATGCCATTGATCCAAGGTCTAAGCGGGATATCACATGTATCACCTGTCACAACCTTATGGGCAGTCCTGAACAGTTTGCGCTCAGATTTGATCGCAAGGAGCAACTCTGCATCCAATGTCATAAAGGATACTGAGACTTATGAGCAAAACTTCACCACAGAGGCACAGAGGACGCAGAGAATAGATATTTTTTCATTTGCCGAGAGACGGCGGCAAATGAAAATCGTCAGCCACTTCGTGGCACAGAACTTTCCATTAGAAGGTTTGTGAGTGAGCGATACCAAATGCAACCGGAGTACTCCGCCGAAGGCGGATCACTTGTTTTATCCAATCGTCGTCTCCCGATTGGATAAAAAGAAAAACGCTCTGTGATCTCTGTGCCTCTGTGGTGACAATATCTTGTTCAGTTTTGCGCCAGACTGTCTATTTTTGGTCTCTCGAGGTTGGCAAATATGCTATCTAGAATCCACCATTTTATTGTCTTTGTTTTGGTTTTGTTGCTCCTTCTCCCCGCGAGTGGGTTTTGCAAGCAAAAGAGCCGCGTGAAACACCTGACCTCTATCACCGGCAACAAAGAGATTGGCCAATTTGGTCTGCTGAGCGGGGTATTTTTTGATGAAAACAAAAACAGGCTCTATGTGGCGGATACAACGAATAATCGCATACTAGCCTTTGATTCGGATCTCAAATTTATCTCCGAATTTACGGCCGGGGGCGCATTAGACTCGCCAACGAGTCTGGTCAGAGACGGCCTGGGCCGGTTTTTTGTGGCAGAGCCTGGGAAAGGGCGCGTTCTTTTGATCGATATTGCCGGAAAGCATATTAAGCCCATCGATTTTTCCGCTGTTCCCAAGGCCAATCCCGTCCATCCAGGCAACATGGCTGTGGATTCGGAAGATCGACTCTACGTTGTGGACAAGGCCAATCAGAGGATAGTCGTTTTCAATTCTAACATGCAATTCGAAAGGCAAATTCTCGTAAAAGACGGACGAGGGCTGAGCGATGTGAAGGTAGGAGGCGGTCGCATCTATGCCTTAAACGCTATTGATGGTTCTGGCTGCGTGTTTGATGCCCAGGGAAAGCGTGTTTTGAAATTCGGAAAACGAGGAACCGCCAGGGGCGAGTTTCGTTTTCCGGTCAGCCTTGCCGTTGACCGAAAAGGTCTCATATATGTGGTTGATCAGCACATGAACAAGGTCCTGGTTTTCAATAGAAAGGGCGAATTTCTTTTTGACTTCTCACAACTGGGCTGGAGAGAAGGACGCCTCCATTTCCCGTCTTATATCTACATAAACAGCGCCGGCCGCATCTTTATCGTGGACCGCCAAAACGCCCGCATCAGCGTATTTGAATAGATGTGAGGCAATTTCAAAACGCCCTCTTTTGCCCAATCTCTGCGTCAGGCTCAACTTTTAGTCCTCGAAATACCCAACGTATTCCTGCGGTTAATCCGCCTGAGGCGGACGCCTTTCTTGAGCTTGAACAAAATTGAACATTTTGAAACAGCCTCATGTGGTTAGGATTTTTCCTTTTGTCCAAAACTGATACATTCGCAAAAAGTCGGATTCAGCGAATCTGCCATTTCGACCGCGCCGACTTCGCCATAGTAGCGCTGACTACGACGGCTGAAAGGGAGAAATCTTGTGCTTTCGGTATGTTACATTGGAAAGATTTTTCCCTGGCCCAGACCGGGTTTATATGCCGACTTCGCCATAGTCCGCCTGAGGCGGACGACGGCTGAAATAGCAGCGGTTATTATTTTCATATTCAGTCAGGCAAGGTTCTTTTAGGCGGATACGATTGAGACGTTCCTTTTTGAGCCTGACCGGTGAGTGGTTCTTTTGTGGAGTCATCATCTGGTAGAGGATATTTTCAAGGAATGTCGAATGATGAAGTTTTTTTGCAAGCTATCGAATGTTTCTTGAAATCTTAGGGCTCGCGCAAAAATAACTTCACATTTTGGCATTTGAGCCCGCCAGAAAGACAGCGGATCTGTGACTTGAGCCCATCTTTGACCGATCCTTCCGCCGGAGGCGGACAAACTCCTCGAAATAGCTCGCTATTTCTCCGGTTTTGCTCTTTGTAATCCGCCCGAAAGACCCATT
This window harbors:
- a CDS encoding cytochrome c3 family protein yields the protein MYPHRIHTYYLAFFATFMLSVTAPCMANAKNTAVSFKKCLTCHPDIKKELAQKGVHRPFKELQCSSCHNPHAAKYKDLVKEEIGKLCKSCHQGNKGLAHKKHGHRPFEEGDCLACHRPHASKNPMLLKEKGEQLCFGCHSKEGSFSKKNKHDPVSKGRCLRCHSPHMSDHESLARKQSSQLCVTCHSIKKKKAQKAHLGYPVGGTNCMSCHSPHGSDRKALVKGSLHQPFARERCRTCHNGLSSKDPLGLKGEGASVCIDCHPEIPQDFKKVNAHVNQGVFCVACHTPHASDVGHLKKAKEAKICFNCHEDTKRHTRDKRNEHKHPLLKEGKCSPCHRPHGSDFGLFFATDEITVCTGCHERHAKFTHPVGKDAIDPRSKRDITCITCHNLMGSPEQFALRFDRKEQLCIQCHKGY
- a CDS encoding NHL repeat-containing protein — its product is MLSRIHHFIVFVLVLLLLLPASGFCKQKSRVKHLTSITGNKEIGQFGLLSGVFFDENKNRLYVADTTNNRILAFDSDLKFISEFTAGGALDSPTSLVRDGLGRFFVAEPGKGRVLLIDIAGKHIKPIDFSAVPKANPVHPGNMAVDSEDRLYVVDKANQRIVVFNSNMQFERQILVKDGRGLSDVKVGGGRIYALNAIDGSGCVFDAQGKRVLKFGKRGTARGEFRFPVSLAVDRKGLIYVVDQHMNKVLVFNRKGEFLFDFSQLGWREGRLHFPSYIYINSAGRIFIVDRQNARISVFE